In Neomonachus schauinslandi chromosome 6, ASM220157v2, whole genome shotgun sequence, a genomic segment contains:
- the PLAC9 gene encoding placenta-specific protein 9 yields MRPLLCALAGLALLRAAAAEPFVPSRGDPAWNAGCDRHMAVHDRLDVIEETVEKTVEHLEAEVKGLLAQLEELAWNLPPGPWVPAPDLLGDDRFGALEPELPSTWK; encoded by the exons ATGCGGCCCCTGCTCTGCGCGCTGGCCGGGCTCGCCCTGCTCCGCGCCGCCG CTGCTGAGCCCTTTGTGCCCTCCCGTGGAGACCCGGCCTGGAACGCAGGGTGTGACAGACACATGGCTGTCCACGACCGTTTAGACGTCATAGAGGAG ACGGTGGAGAAGACAGTGGAGCACCTGGAGGCAGAAGTGAAAGGCTTGCTGGCTCAGCTGGAGGAACTGGCCTGGAACCTTCCCCCCGGGCCCTGGGTCCCCGCCCCCGACCTCCTCGGAGATG ATCGCTTTGGAGCCCTGGAGCCTGAGCTGCCCAGCACCTGGAAGTGA